Proteins encoded together in one Oscillatoria salina IIICB1 window:
- a CDS encoding mechanosensitive ion channel family protein has protein sequence MALQNTLANLFSGLNIITSKKVRPGDYIKLETGEEGYVRDIAWRYTIIREYNENLIVIPNSKLVSATFKNYTLPKKEMLLPIECSVSYGSDLDKVEAVTLEVAMEVMKYVPGGVPNFEPFLRYHKFDYFSINFTIYLKVKKFIDHLIVRHEFLKRLYRRYQWEGIKIPFPIKAGYLSEKDKKIESDFPHNPSI, from the coding sequence TTGGCTTTACAAAACACCCTCGCTAATCTTTTTTCTGGCTTAAATATCATTACTTCTAAAAAAGTTAGACCTGGAGATTACATTAAATTAGAAACTGGGGAAGAAGGTTATGTGCGAGATATCGCTTGGAGATACACAATTATTCGCGAATATAATGAGAATTTGATTGTTATTCCTAACTCTAAGTTGGTTTCTGCTACTTTCAAAAATTATACTTTACCAAAAAAGGAAATGTTGCTACCAATTGAATGTAGTGTTAGCTATGGTAGCGATTTGGATAAAGTTGAGGCTGTGACTTTGGAAGTGGCTATGGAAGTGATGAAATATGTACCCGGAGGAGTACCAAATTTTGAACCTTTTTTACGTTACCATAAATTTGACTATTTTAGTATTAATTTTACTATATATTTGAAAGTTAAAAAATTTATCGATCATTTAATTGTTAGACATGAGTTTTTAAAGAGGTTGTATCGGCGCTATCAGTGGGAAGGTATTAAGATTCCTTTTCCAATTAAGGCTGGTTACTTATCGGAAAAGGATAAAAAAATTGAGTCTGATTTTCCGCATAATCCAAGTATTTGA
- a CDS encoding regulatory protein RecX: MPKSSCQDYFLRLLSRREYTAWELRRKAQDKGYESQEITEAIDYLQSKDYQSDKRFIEDLISSSQGKYGKPVIMNKCLQKGISRDLFAEVWSETAEDLPDNQLEDLKAKAMRKYKITDFNDLDPKTKNKLCNFLSYRGFNPFELIQQWSSDSF; this comes from the coding sequence ATGCCTAAATCTTCTTGTCAAGACTATTTTCTGCGACTCTTATCTCGTCGTGAATACACTGCTTGGGAACTACGTCGCAAAGCTCAAGATAAAGGCTATGAATCTCAAGAAATAACTGAAGCAATCGACTACCTTCAGTCAAAAGATTATCAATCCGATAAACGCTTTATTGAAGATTTAATTTCTTCATCTCAAGGTAAATATGGGAAACCTGTAATCATGAATAAATGTTTGCAAAAAGGCATTTCTAGAGATTTATTTGCCGAAGTTTGGAGCGAAACTGCTGAAGACTTACCAGATAACCAATTAGAGGATTTAAAAGCTAAAGCAATGCGAAAATACAAAATAACTGATTTCAACGATCTTGACCCCAAAACTAAAAACAAATTGTGTAACTTCTTAAGTTATCGCGGTTTTAATCCTTTTGAACTTATTCAGCAATGGAGTAGCGATAGTTTCTAG